One Rosa chinensis cultivar Old Blush chromosome 5, RchiOBHm-V2, whole genome shotgun sequence genomic region harbors:
- the LOC112167156 gene encoding E3 SUMO-protein ligase SIZ1 isoform X4, producing the protein MTEDILFDWFWVTVLHPLHPVKLNVTNIPTDGSNPVQSVDKTFQLTRADRDLLSKQEYDVQAWCMLLNDKVSFRMQWPQYADLQVNGMPVRAINRPGSQLLGANGRDDGPIITPYTRDGINKICLTGCDARIFCLGVRIVKRRTVQQILNLIPKESDGERFEDALARVCRCVGGGTAMDNADSDSDLEVVADSFTVNLRCPMSGSRMKVAGRFKPCLHMGCFDLDVFVELNQRSRKWQCPICLKNYALENVIIDPYFNRIASKMRHCGEDVAEIEVKPDGSWRVKVKSESERRELGELGRWHLPDSTLCVPTHGETIPKSEVLKPVKQEGVSEGHTGLKLGIRKNRNGVWEFSRPEEMNTSSGNKLQQQFGEHELKVIPMSSSATGSGRDGEDASVNQEGGGNFDFSTNNGIEMDSFSLNVDSAYGFAGPNSSAPVGDADVIVLSDSDEEIMPSETIYGTNFTDAGGIGFPMPASGIADSYGEDPVLANGGNSCLGLFSGNDDEYMSNWSSLPPGTHTNPGFQLFSSEADLPDPLCLPQDSVNCSTSMNGYTLAPETAMGSATLAHESSVGPLDADMNDGLVDNPLAFAGDDPSLQIFLPTRPSDASLQSNLRDRADVSNGVQSEDWISLRLGGDASGIKGESGTPNGQISKRHVPSREATMNSLAEASLLLGMNNDSGRSDKRSRPRSNSPFSFPRQKRSSRTRLFLSIDSDSE; encoded by the exons ATGACTGAAGATATTCTATTTGATTG GTTTTGGGTTACTGTGCTACATCCTTTACATCCCGTGAAGTTGAATGTTACTAATATTCCGACTGATGG CTCAAACCCTGTACAAAGTGTGGATAAAACATTTCAACTCACAAGAGCGGACAGGGACTTACTGTCTAAACAAGAATATGATGTTCAG GCTTGGTGCATGCTTTTAAATGACAAAGTTTCCTTCAGGATGCAATGGCCACAATATGCAGATCTACAGGTCAATG GTATGCCTGTTCGTGCAATTAATAGACCTGGTTCGCAACTTCTTGGAGCTAATGGTCGTGATGATGGTCCAATT ATCACACCATACACGAGAGACGGAATTAATAAGATTTGCTTAACAGGATGTGATGCCCGTATTTTCTGCTTAGGGGTTCGTATTGTGAAGAGGCGCACTGTCCAACAG ATTCTCAACCTGATTCCCAAGGAGTCTGATGGTGAGCGTTTTGAAGATGCTCTTGCTCGTGTTTGTCGTTGTGTGGGTGGTGGCACTGCAATGGATAATGCTGATAGTGACAGTGACTTGGAAGTCGTGGCAGATTCGTTTACCGTCAACCTACGTTGTCCT ATGAGTGGTTCAAGGATGAAGGTTGCTGGTAGATTCAAACCTTGTCTTCACATGGGCTGTTTTGATCTTGATGTTTTTGTTGAACTAAATCAGCGCTCAAGGAAG TGGCAATGTCCAATTTGTCTAAAGAACTATGCGCTGGAGAATGTTATTATTGATCCTTATTTTAATCGTATAGCTTCCAAG ATGAGGCATTGTGGAGAAGATGTTGCAGAGATTGAGGTGAAGCCTGATGGTTCTTGGCGAGTGAAGGTTAAAAGTGAAAGTGAACGCAGGGAACTTGGGGAACTTGGGCGGTGGCACCTTCCTGATAGTACGCTTTGCGTTCCAACACATGGAGAAACTATCCCAAAATCTGAAGTGTTGAAGCCGGTCAAACAGGAAGGGGTTTCAGAAGGTCATACTGGTTTGAAACTAGGAATCAGAAAGAACCGGAATGGTGTTTGGGAATTCAGCAGACCTGAAGAAATGAACACCTCTTCTGGTAATAAATTACAACAGCAGTTTGGAGAACATGAGCTAAAAGTTATCCCCATGAGTAGCAGTGCCACTGGGAGTGGTAGGGATGGTGAAGATGCAAGTGTAAATCAGGAGGGTGGTGGGAATTTTGATTTCTCTACAAACAATGGAATAGAGATGGATTCTTTTTCTCTGAATGTTGATTCAGCATATGGATTTGCGGGACCAAATTCTTCTGCACCAGTAGGAGATGCTGATGTTATTGTACTAAGTGATTCAGATGAAGAAATAATGCCTTCTGAAACCATTTATGGGACTAATTTTACTGATGCTGGTGGGATTGGTTTTCCCATGCCCGCTTCTGGAATTGCTGATTCTTATGGTGAAGATCCCGTGCTTGCTAATGGTGGAAATTCATGCTTGGGTCTTTTTAGTGGCAATGATGATGAATATATGTCCAACTGGTCATCATTACCTCCTGGAACTCATACTAACCCTGGATTCCAATTATTTAGTTCTGAGGCAGATCTACCAGATCCCCTGTGTCTCCCGCAGGATTCTGTAAATTGTTCCACATCTATGAATGGATACACTTTGGCTCCAGAAACTGCCATGGGATCTGCTACTCTAGCCCATGAATCATCTGTTGGTCCTTTAGATGCTGACATGAACGATGGCTTAGTTGACAATCCCTTGGCTTTTGCTGGTGATGATCCCTCTCTTCAAATATTTCTTCCCACAAGACCATCAGATGCATCACTTCAATCCAATTTGAGAGATCGGGCTGATGTGTCGAATGGTGTTCAATCGGAGGATTGGATATCTCTTAGGCTAGGGGGTGATGCCAGTGGCATTAAAGGAGAATCTGGAACTCCAAATGGACAGATTTCGAAACGGCATGTGCCATCTAGAGAAGCTACAATGAATTCTTTGGCTGAAG CTTCTTTGCTTCTCGGTATGAATAATGACAGTGGCAGATCTGACAAGAGAAGTAGGCCGAGATCAAATAGTCCCTTTTCATTTCCTCGCCAAAAACGTTCTTCAAGAACACGGTTGTTTCTTTCTATTGACTCTGACTCTGAATAG
- the LOC112167156 gene encoding E3 SUMO-protein ligase SIZ1 isoform X1, producing the protein MDLVASCKEKLAYFRIKELKDVLTQLGLSKQGKKQDLVERILSILSDEQVSKLWPKKTAVGKEQVAELVDDTYRKMQISGATTDLASKGQCISDCSNVKVKGEIDDHFHSDIKVRCLCGNSLETESMIKCEDLRCRVWQHMGCVIIPEKPMEGNPPVPELFYCELCRLSRADPFWVTVLHPLHPVKLNVTNIPTDGSNPVQSVDKTFQLTRADRDLLSKQEYDVQAWCMLLNDKVSFRMQWPQYADLQVNGMPVRAINRPGSQLLGANGRDDGPIITPYTRDGINKICLTGCDARIFCLGVRIVKRRTVQQILNLIPKESDGERFEDALARVCRCVGGGTAMDNADSDSDLEVVADSFTVNLRCPMSGSRMKVAGRFKPCLHMGCFDLDVFVELNQRSRKWQCPICLKNYALENVIIDPYFNRIASKMRHCGEDVAEIEVKPDGSWRVKVKSESERRELGELGRWHLPDSTLCVPTHGETIPKSEVLKPVKQEGVSEGHTGLKLGIRKNRNGVWEFSRPEEMNTSSGNKLQQQFGEHELKVIPMSSSATGSGRDGEDASVNQEGGGNFDFSTNNGIEMDSFSLNVDSAYGFAGPNSSAPVGDADVIVLSDSDEEIMPSETIYGTNFTDAGGIGFPMPASGIADSYGEDPVLANGGNSCLGLFSGNDDEYMSNWSSLPPGTHTNPGFQLFSSEADLPDPLCLPQDSVNCSTSMNGYTLAPETAMGSATLAHESSVGPLDADMNDGLVDNPLAFAGDDPSLQIFLPTRPSDASLQSNLRDRADVSNGVQSEDWISLRLGGDASGIKGESGTPNGQISKRHVPSREATMNSLAEASLLLGMNNDSGRSDKRSRPRSNSPFSFPRQKRSSRTRLFLSIDSDSE; encoded by the exons ATGGATTTGGTAGCTAGTTGCAAG GAAAAGTTGGCATATTTTCGGATAAAAGAGCTTAAGGATGTTCTCACTCAATTAGGTCTTTCAAAGCAGGGGAAGAAGCAG GATCTTGTTGAAAGGATATTGTCCATTCTTTCTGATGAGCAAG TTTCAAAATTGTGGCCAAAGAAGACTGCTGTTGGAAAGGAACAGGTGGCAGAACTTGTAGATGATACCTATAG AAAAATGCAGATATCTGGGGCCACAACTGATTTAGCATCAAAGGGACAATGCATCTCTGATTGCAGTAATGTGAAAGTTAAAGGTGAAATTGATGACCACTTCCACTCAGATATAAAGGTTCGTTGTCTCTGCGGGAATTCATTAGAAACAGAGTCAATGATCAAG tGTGAGGACCTGAGATGTCGTGTTTGGCAACACATGGGTTGCGTTATAATTCCAGAGAAACCGATGGAAGGCAATCCACCAGTTCCGGAATTGTTTTACTGTGAACTATGTCGACTAAGTCGGGCTGACCC GTTTTGGGTTACTGTGCTACATCCTTTACATCCCGTGAAGTTGAATGTTACTAATATTCCGACTGATGG CTCAAACCCTGTACAAAGTGTGGATAAAACATTTCAACTCACAAGAGCGGACAGGGACTTACTGTCTAAACAAGAATATGATGTTCAG GCTTGGTGCATGCTTTTAAATGACAAAGTTTCCTTCAGGATGCAATGGCCACAATATGCAGATCTACAGGTCAATG GTATGCCTGTTCGTGCAATTAATAGACCTGGTTCGCAACTTCTTGGAGCTAATGGTCGTGATGATGGTCCAATT ATCACACCATACACGAGAGACGGAATTAATAAGATTTGCTTAACAGGATGTGATGCCCGTATTTTCTGCTTAGGGGTTCGTATTGTGAAGAGGCGCACTGTCCAACAG ATTCTCAACCTGATTCCCAAGGAGTCTGATGGTGAGCGTTTTGAAGATGCTCTTGCTCGTGTTTGTCGTTGTGTGGGTGGTGGCACTGCAATGGATAATGCTGATAGTGACAGTGACTTGGAAGTCGTGGCAGATTCGTTTACCGTCAACCTACGTTGTCCT ATGAGTGGTTCAAGGATGAAGGTTGCTGGTAGATTCAAACCTTGTCTTCACATGGGCTGTTTTGATCTTGATGTTTTTGTTGAACTAAATCAGCGCTCAAGGAAG TGGCAATGTCCAATTTGTCTAAAGAACTATGCGCTGGAGAATGTTATTATTGATCCTTATTTTAATCGTATAGCTTCCAAG ATGAGGCATTGTGGAGAAGATGTTGCAGAGATTGAGGTGAAGCCTGATGGTTCTTGGCGAGTGAAGGTTAAAAGTGAAAGTGAACGCAGGGAACTTGGGGAACTTGGGCGGTGGCACCTTCCTGATAGTACGCTTTGCGTTCCAACACATGGAGAAACTATCCCAAAATCTGAAGTGTTGAAGCCGGTCAAACAGGAAGGGGTTTCAGAAGGTCATACTGGTTTGAAACTAGGAATCAGAAAGAACCGGAATGGTGTTTGGGAATTCAGCAGACCTGAAGAAATGAACACCTCTTCTGGTAATAAATTACAACAGCAGTTTGGAGAACATGAGCTAAAAGTTATCCCCATGAGTAGCAGTGCCACTGGGAGTGGTAGGGATGGTGAAGATGCAAGTGTAAATCAGGAGGGTGGTGGGAATTTTGATTTCTCTACAAACAATGGAATAGAGATGGATTCTTTTTCTCTGAATGTTGATTCAGCATATGGATTTGCGGGACCAAATTCTTCTGCACCAGTAGGAGATGCTGATGTTATTGTACTAAGTGATTCAGATGAAGAAATAATGCCTTCTGAAACCATTTATGGGACTAATTTTACTGATGCTGGTGGGATTGGTTTTCCCATGCCCGCTTCTGGAATTGCTGATTCTTATGGTGAAGATCCCGTGCTTGCTAATGGTGGAAATTCATGCTTGGGTCTTTTTAGTGGCAATGATGATGAATATATGTCCAACTGGTCATCATTACCTCCTGGAACTCATACTAACCCTGGATTCCAATTATTTAGTTCTGAGGCAGATCTACCAGATCCCCTGTGTCTCCCGCAGGATTCTGTAAATTGTTCCACATCTATGAATGGATACACTTTGGCTCCAGAAACTGCCATGGGATCTGCTACTCTAGCCCATGAATCATCTGTTGGTCCTTTAGATGCTGACATGAACGATGGCTTAGTTGACAATCCCTTGGCTTTTGCTGGTGATGATCCCTCTCTTCAAATATTTCTTCCCACAAGACCATCAGATGCATCACTTCAATCCAATTTGAGAGATCGGGCTGATGTGTCGAATGGTGTTCAATCGGAGGATTGGATATCTCTTAGGCTAGGGGGTGATGCCAGTGGCATTAAAGGAGAATCTGGAACTCCAAATGGACAGATTTCGAAACGGCATGTGCCATCTAGAGAAGCTACAATGAATTCTTTGGCTGAAG CTTCTTTGCTTCTCGGTATGAATAATGACAGTGGCAGATCTGACAAGAGAAGTAGGCCGAGATCAAATAGTCCCTTTTCATTTCCTCGCCAAAAACGTTCTTCAAGAACACGGTTGTTTCTTTCTATTGACTCTGACTCTGAATAG
- the LOC112167156 gene encoding E3 SUMO-protein ligase SIZ1 isoform X3 yields MVVKLLFSKGMKHVVFDIDMEEFWVTVLHPLHPVKLNVTNIPTDGSNPVQSVDKTFQLTRADRDLLSKQEYDVQAWCMLLNDKVSFRMQWPQYADLQVNGMPVRAINRPGSQLLGANGRDDGPIITPYTRDGINKICLTGCDARIFCLGVRIVKRRTVQQILNLIPKESDGERFEDALARVCRCVGGGTAMDNADSDSDLEVVADSFTVNLRCPMSGSRMKVAGRFKPCLHMGCFDLDVFVELNQRSRKWQCPICLKNYALENVIIDPYFNRIASKMRHCGEDVAEIEVKPDGSWRVKVKSESERRELGELGRWHLPDSTLCVPTHGETIPKSEVLKPVKQEGVSEGHTGLKLGIRKNRNGVWEFSRPEEMNTSSGNKLQQQFGEHELKVIPMSSSATGSGRDGEDASVNQEGGGNFDFSTNNGIEMDSFSLNVDSAYGFAGPNSSAPVGDADVIVLSDSDEEIMPSETIYGTNFTDAGGIGFPMPASGIADSYGEDPVLANGGNSCLGLFSGNDDEYMSNWSSLPPGTHTNPGFQLFSSEADLPDPLCLPQDSVNCSTSMNGYTLAPETAMGSATLAHESSVGPLDADMNDGLVDNPLAFAGDDPSLQIFLPTRPSDASLQSNLRDRADVSNGVQSEDWISLRLGGDASGIKGESGTPNGQISKRHVPSREATMNSLAEASLLLGMNNDSGRSDKRSRPRSNSPFSFPRQKRSSRTRLFLSIDSDSE; encoded by the exons ATGGTGGTGAAGCTTCTATTTAGTAAAGGAATGAAGCATGTTGTATTTGATATAGATATGGAAGA GTTTTGGGTTACTGTGCTACATCCTTTACATCCCGTGAAGTTGAATGTTACTAATATTCCGACTGATGG CTCAAACCCTGTACAAAGTGTGGATAAAACATTTCAACTCACAAGAGCGGACAGGGACTTACTGTCTAAACAAGAATATGATGTTCAG GCTTGGTGCATGCTTTTAAATGACAAAGTTTCCTTCAGGATGCAATGGCCACAATATGCAGATCTACAGGTCAATG GTATGCCTGTTCGTGCAATTAATAGACCTGGTTCGCAACTTCTTGGAGCTAATGGTCGTGATGATGGTCCAATT ATCACACCATACACGAGAGACGGAATTAATAAGATTTGCTTAACAGGATGTGATGCCCGTATTTTCTGCTTAGGGGTTCGTATTGTGAAGAGGCGCACTGTCCAACAG ATTCTCAACCTGATTCCCAAGGAGTCTGATGGTGAGCGTTTTGAAGATGCTCTTGCTCGTGTTTGTCGTTGTGTGGGTGGTGGCACTGCAATGGATAATGCTGATAGTGACAGTGACTTGGAAGTCGTGGCAGATTCGTTTACCGTCAACCTACGTTGTCCT ATGAGTGGTTCAAGGATGAAGGTTGCTGGTAGATTCAAACCTTGTCTTCACATGGGCTGTTTTGATCTTGATGTTTTTGTTGAACTAAATCAGCGCTCAAGGAAG TGGCAATGTCCAATTTGTCTAAAGAACTATGCGCTGGAGAATGTTATTATTGATCCTTATTTTAATCGTATAGCTTCCAAG ATGAGGCATTGTGGAGAAGATGTTGCAGAGATTGAGGTGAAGCCTGATGGTTCTTGGCGAGTGAAGGTTAAAAGTGAAAGTGAACGCAGGGAACTTGGGGAACTTGGGCGGTGGCACCTTCCTGATAGTACGCTTTGCGTTCCAACACATGGAGAAACTATCCCAAAATCTGAAGTGTTGAAGCCGGTCAAACAGGAAGGGGTTTCAGAAGGTCATACTGGTTTGAAACTAGGAATCAGAAAGAACCGGAATGGTGTTTGGGAATTCAGCAGACCTGAAGAAATGAACACCTCTTCTGGTAATAAATTACAACAGCAGTTTGGAGAACATGAGCTAAAAGTTATCCCCATGAGTAGCAGTGCCACTGGGAGTGGTAGGGATGGTGAAGATGCAAGTGTAAATCAGGAGGGTGGTGGGAATTTTGATTTCTCTACAAACAATGGAATAGAGATGGATTCTTTTTCTCTGAATGTTGATTCAGCATATGGATTTGCGGGACCAAATTCTTCTGCACCAGTAGGAGATGCTGATGTTATTGTACTAAGTGATTCAGATGAAGAAATAATGCCTTCTGAAACCATTTATGGGACTAATTTTACTGATGCTGGTGGGATTGGTTTTCCCATGCCCGCTTCTGGAATTGCTGATTCTTATGGTGAAGATCCCGTGCTTGCTAATGGTGGAAATTCATGCTTGGGTCTTTTTAGTGGCAATGATGATGAATATATGTCCAACTGGTCATCATTACCTCCTGGAACTCATACTAACCCTGGATTCCAATTATTTAGTTCTGAGGCAGATCTACCAGATCCCCTGTGTCTCCCGCAGGATTCTGTAAATTGTTCCACATCTATGAATGGATACACTTTGGCTCCAGAAACTGCCATGGGATCTGCTACTCTAGCCCATGAATCATCTGTTGGTCCTTTAGATGCTGACATGAACGATGGCTTAGTTGACAATCCCTTGGCTTTTGCTGGTGATGATCCCTCTCTTCAAATATTTCTTCCCACAAGACCATCAGATGCATCACTTCAATCCAATTTGAGAGATCGGGCTGATGTGTCGAATGGTGTTCAATCGGAGGATTGGATATCTCTTAGGCTAGGGGGTGATGCCAGTGGCATTAAAGGAGAATCTGGAACTCCAAATGGACAGATTTCGAAACGGCATGTGCCATCTAGAGAAGCTACAATGAATTCTTTGGCTGAAG CTTCTTTGCTTCTCGGTATGAATAATGACAGTGGCAGATCTGACAAGAGAAGTAGGCCGAGATCAAATAGTCCCTTTTCATTTCCTCGCCAAAAACGTTCTTCAAGAACACGGTTGTTTCTTTCTATTGACTCTGACTCTGAATAG
- the LOC112167156 gene encoding E3 SUMO-protein ligase SIZ1 isoform X2 codes for MQISGATTDLASKGQCISDCSNVKVKGEIDDHFHSDIKVRCLCGNSLETESMIKCEDLRCRVWQHMGCVIIPEKPMEGNPPVPELFYCELCRLSRADPFWVTVLHPLHPVKLNVTNIPTDGSNPVQSVDKTFQLTRADRDLLSKQEYDVQAWCMLLNDKVSFRMQWPQYADLQVNGMPVRAINRPGSQLLGANGRDDGPIITPYTRDGINKICLTGCDARIFCLGVRIVKRRTVQQILNLIPKESDGERFEDALARVCRCVGGGTAMDNADSDSDLEVVADSFTVNLRCPMSGSRMKVAGRFKPCLHMGCFDLDVFVELNQRSRKWQCPICLKNYALENVIIDPYFNRIASKMRHCGEDVAEIEVKPDGSWRVKVKSESERRELGELGRWHLPDSTLCVPTHGETIPKSEVLKPVKQEGVSEGHTGLKLGIRKNRNGVWEFSRPEEMNTSSGNKLQQQFGEHELKVIPMSSSATGSGRDGEDASVNQEGGGNFDFSTNNGIEMDSFSLNVDSAYGFAGPNSSAPVGDADVIVLSDSDEEIMPSETIYGTNFTDAGGIGFPMPASGIADSYGEDPVLANGGNSCLGLFSGNDDEYMSNWSSLPPGTHTNPGFQLFSSEADLPDPLCLPQDSVNCSTSMNGYTLAPETAMGSATLAHESSVGPLDADMNDGLVDNPLAFAGDDPSLQIFLPTRPSDASLQSNLRDRADVSNGVQSEDWISLRLGGDASGIKGESGTPNGQISKRHVPSREATMNSLAEASLLLGMNNDSGRSDKRSRPRSNSPFSFPRQKRSSRTRLFLSIDSDSE; via the exons ATGCAGATATCTGGGGCCACAACTGATTTAGCATCAAAGGGACAATGCATCTCTGATTGCAGTAATGTGAAAGTTAAAGGTGAAATTGATGACCACTTCCACTCAGATATAAAGGTTCGTTGTCTCTGCGGGAATTCATTAGAAACAGAGTCAATGATCAAG tGTGAGGACCTGAGATGTCGTGTTTGGCAACACATGGGTTGCGTTATAATTCCAGAGAAACCGATGGAAGGCAATCCACCAGTTCCGGAATTGTTTTACTGTGAACTATGTCGACTAAGTCGGGCTGACCC GTTTTGGGTTACTGTGCTACATCCTTTACATCCCGTGAAGTTGAATGTTACTAATATTCCGACTGATGG CTCAAACCCTGTACAAAGTGTGGATAAAACATTTCAACTCACAAGAGCGGACAGGGACTTACTGTCTAAACAAGAATATGATGTTCAG GCTTGGTGCATGCTTTTAAATGACAAAGTTTCCTTCAGGATGCAATGGCCACAATATGCAGATCTACAGGTCAATG GTATGCCTGTTCGTGCAATTAATAGACCTGGTTCGCAACTTCTTGGAGCTAATGGTCGTGATGATGGTCCAATT ATCACACCATACACGAGAGACGGAATTAATAAGATTTGCTTAACAGGATGTGATGCCCGTATTTTCTGCTTAGGGGTTCGTATTGTGAAGAGGCGCACTGTCCAACAG ATTCTCAACCTGATTCCCAAGGAGTCTGATGGTGAGCGTTTTGAAGATGCTCTTGCTCGTGTTTGTCGTTGTGTGGGTGGTGGCACTGCAATGGATAATGCTGATAGTGACAGTGACTTGGAAGTCGTGGCAGATTCGTTTACCGTCAACCTACGTTGTCCT ATGAGTGGTTCAAGGATGAAGGTTGCTGGTAGATTCAAACCTTGTCTTCACATGGGCTGTTTTGATCTTGATGTTTTTGTTGAACTAAATCAGCGCTCAAGGAAG TGGCAATGTCCAATTTGTCTAAAGAACTATGCGCTGGAGAATGTTATTATTGATCCTTATTTTAATCGTATAGCTTCCAAG ATGAGGCATTGTGGAGAAGATGTTGCAGAGATTGAGGTGAAGCCTGATGGTTCTTGGCGAGTGAAGGTTAAAAGTGAAAGTGAACGCAGGGAACTTGGGGAACTTGGGCGGTGGCACCTTCCTGATAGTACGCTTTGCGTTCCAACACATGGAGAAACTATCCCAAAATCTGAAGTGTTGAAGCCGGTCAAACAGGAAGGGGTTTCAGAAGGTCATACTGGTTTGAAACTAGGAATCAGAAAGAACCGGAATGGTGTTTGGGAATTCAGCAGACCTGAAGAAATGAACACCTCTTCTGGTAATAAATTACAACAGCAGTTTGGAGAACATGAGCTAAAAGTTATCCCCATGAGTAGCAGTGCCACTGGGAGTGGTAGGGATGGTGAAGATGCAAGTGTAAATCAGGAGGGTGGTGGGAATTTTGATTTCTCTACAAACAATGGAATAGAGATGGATTCTTTTTCTCTGAATGTTGATTCAGCATATGGATTTGCGGGACCAAATTCTTCTGCACCAGTAGGAGATGCTGATGTTATTGTACTAAGTGATTCAGATGAAGAAATAATGCCTTCTGAAACCATTTATGGGACTAATTTTACTGATGCTGGTGGGATTGGTTTTCCCATGCCCGCTTCTGGAATTGCTGATTCTTATGGTGAAGATCCCGTGCTTGCTAATGGTGGAAATTCATGCTTGGGTCTTTTTAGTGGCAATGATGATGAATATATGTCCAACTGGTCATCATTACCTCCTGGAACTCATACTAACCCTGGATTCCAATTATTTAGTTCTGAGGCAGATCTACCAGATCCCCTGTGTCTCCCGCAGGATTCTGTAAATTGTTCCACATCTATGAATGGATACACTTTGGCTCCAGAAACTGCCATGGGATCTGCTACTCTAGCCCATGAATCATCTGTTGGTCCTTTAGATGCTGACATGAACGATGGCTTAGTTGACAATCCCTTGGCTTTTGCTGGTGATGATCCCTCTCTTCAAATATTTCTTCCCACAAGACCATCAGATGCATCACTTCAATCCAATTTGAGAGATCGGGCTGATGTGTCGAATGGTGTTCAATCGGAGGATTGGATATCTCTTAGGCTAGGGGGTGATGCCAGTGGCATTAAAGGAGAATCTGGAACTCCAAATGGACAGATTTCGAAACGGCATGTGCCATCTAGAGAAGCTACAATGAATTCTTTGGCTGAAG CTTCTTTGCTTCTCGGTATGAATAATGACAGTGGCAGATCTGACAAGAGAAGTAGGCCGAGATCAAATAGTCCCTTTTCATTTCCTCGCCAAAAACGTTCTTCAAGAACACGGTTGTTTCTTTCTATTGACTCTGACTCTGAATAG